CCGCACTCCTCCGCCAACAGAAATCCCTCGACGACCCGCTCGATCTGACCGCTGTGTTCGGAACATCCTTTCATCCTCATCCTTGAACAGCTTTACAAAGGCTGTCCATCCCAGCAGCCACTCCATCTCGCGTGCGTTTTTATTGATCGAATGCCCTCTCCCGAGGTTGACCGATGCTGATTGAAGGCAACCCTCGATTCGAGACGACCTGCTGGAGTGTCGTCCTGGCCGCCGGTAGCAATTCCGATCGGGCCGAGGAAGCCCTTGCCACCCTCTGCAAAACCTACTGGTTTCCCGTTTACACCTTTATCCGTCGTTGGGGCCACACGCCCGACGACGCCGCCGACCTGACCCAGGGCTTCTTCACCGAACTCCTCCGCCGCAACGATTTCCAATCGATTGACCCCTCCCGCGGGCGATTTCGCTCGTTCCTGCTCGCCTGCTGCCGAAACTACCTCTGCAAGGATCGTCGCCACAAGGCCGTTCGAGGTCCGGCCCCCTTCTCGATCGACGCCATCGACGCCGAACGCCGCTACACCATCGAACCGACCGACACACTGACTCCCGAACAGATCTTCGACCGACGATGGGCACTCTCGATTCTGGAAGGTGCCCTCAACGCTCTCCGCGACGACTATCACCGTTCAGGCAAGACCGAGTTGTTTGACCGGCTGGAGCCGACCCTCGCTGGCGAGTCGCTTCCCGGCGGCTTCCTCGCGGTGGCCGAATCCCTCGGCATGAGCGAGGGGGCCGTTCAGGTTGCCGCCCATCGCCTCCGCAAACGCTACCGAGACGCCATCCGAGCCCTCATCGCCGCAACCGTCGATGACCCTGCAACCGTTGATGAGGAACTCAGAGACCTGTTCACCGCCCTGGTGCCCGTCGATTCCCGGATCGCGCGGTGAACGTTCCCGCGTCCGGCATCGCAATTGCTGACCTATCACCGATTTCCCCGCTGCCACGGTGACGATCATGCCAGGATCTTGGGCCCAGGATGCCG
The Tautonia marina DNA segment above includes these coding regions:
- a CDS encoding RNA polymerase sigma factor yields the protein MLIEGNPRFETTCWSVVLAAGSNSDRAEEALATLCKTYWFPVYTFIRRWGHTPDDAADLTQGFFTELLRRNDFQSIDPSRGRFRSFLLACCRNYLCKDRRHKAVRGPAPFSIDAIDAERRYTIEPTDTLTPEQIFDRRWALSILEGALNALRDDYHRSGKTELFDRLEPTLAGESLPGGFLAVAESLGMSEGAVQVAAHRLRKRYRDAIRALIAATVDDPATVDEELRDLFTALVPVDSRIAR